The following nucleotide sequence is from Synchiropus splendidus isolate RoL2022-P1 chromosome 1, RoL_Sspl_1.0, whole genome shotgun sequence.
AATTGACAGGTGagtcctcttgtgttttgagcGACTGTGGTGCAGTTCTGATGTGGATGTTTGTCACCTACCCGTTGCAGACTCAACGAACAAGCAAGTGAGGAAATCTTAAAAGTGGAGCAGAAGTACAACAAATTGCGCCAGCCATACTTTCAGAAACGGTCAGAACTCATAGCCAAAATCCCCAACTTCTGGGTCACAACATTCGTCAACCATCCACAAGGTATGTGACTCGCTTGTTACGGAGACAAGTTTCGACAACGTTTTACTGTAGGACTGCACGGCGTACTGATGATTTCTCATTTTTCCACTTCAGTTTCGGCTCTTCTgggtgaggaggacgaggaagcgCTTCATTACCTGTCAAGGGTCGATGTAACAGAGTTTGAAGACATCAAATCTGGATACAGAATAGATTTTGTGAGTATTTTCttgtttgctttaaaaaataatagtaatatttaTTACAAGTaccctgttcttttttttttttagtattttgaTGAGAATCCATACTTCGACAACAAGTCCCTCTCCAAAGAGTTTAATGTGAATGAGGGTGGAGATCCAGTCTCAAAGTCGTCTGAAATTAAATGGAAAGAGGGAAAGGTTTGTTCCTGTTTTTATTCCTAAACTTTGATCAAGCAAACTGGACTGTGTATCAACTACATTTCAGCATTGCACGGGATTGTTTTGGAAATGGTCCGCTAAAGTGTCCTGAGTCATGCGTCTTTGTTTTCAGGACCTCACAAAGCGCGCCGGCCAGACGTCGACCAAAGCTGGAAAGAAGCGGCCTCACGATGAACCCGAGAGCTTCTTCACCTGGTTCACTGACCACTCGGACGCAGGGGCTGACGAGTTGGGAGAAGTGATCAAAGATGACATCTGGCCCAATCCGCTGCAGTACTACTTGGTAAGAGGACTGCGCGGTGTAGAcgcaccactagatgtcagtatGGACTACTAGTTATCAGCTTGGAGACCATTTACCTGGTTTGCAATAGTTGTGAGGGGTGTCTGGTTTTGCTGCTCTGAACTTTGGATATCCATGTTTTCAGGTGCCTGAcatggaggatgaagaaggtgaaggcGAGGATGACGATGAAGACGAAGAGGAGATTTTGGAAGACAtcgatgaggaagaggaggatgaagaaggcGAAGATGAGGATGGAGATGTGAGTTGCTCTTGGCATTGGAGTCTGATCGTAACAATCTGTGTTAACTCACTTTGTATTTGGTCTTtcaggatgatggtgatgatgactaAAACATTTGGCCAACACATTTTACCTGTCCTCCCTTCATGATCATCCTACAAAGCCAAGGGAGCAAACGATTtagttttcagttttatttcggGAGTGGTAGTTGTTTAAAAAGATACTTTTTCTGTGTTGTTGGCCCGTTCAACCTCTTCTCCCTCGTGCCCCTTCCCACCTCCTCTGCAGCCTCCGCTCCACGCGCAGCAGGTCTCTTACATTTTGGACTTATCACTATTTGTTTCTCTACATTTCCCAAAGACACATgtcaagaataaaaaaaaaaaatcatcgaaCGATTCACATTTGTAGCATTCTGCACGTCATCCTGCGTAGATTCCAGATGCGTACAATAGCAATTTCTATgtggaatttgaaaaaaaaaaccctgtttaTGTTGTGAATTTATTAAAAGCAAGAAGGCATGGTGCAGTGATGATTGACCATGGCATCTTTAGTGACTCTCTCTTATGTGAATATGTGAAGTGGTGGGGCGGCCTCTCTTTCCTAGAAGTTGCATTTGTCTCACAGTCCTGAGGATGATAACCACCAGCTTGTTCCTAACACTCTGCCATGCATTTGGTGGGGCTGATGGGTTTGGGTGTAACACAATTTAAACGTACTtcgtttttatatatatatatatatatatatctatagatATCAAGTTGTCTAACGGTTGTGGAAGGAGGACTGTGCTGCATCTCCACTGGAAACGATGTTAAGTTATGTCTACCAGCTTCTTTGTTCAATGATATTTGGAGTATTTCAGCAGCTGGTGGCGGCCGACGCGACGGACCGACCCACGCGTCCAGGTCCTGTTCCGATCTGTGTCGGTGCACTTCAGAGAAGAGTGAACTAACTACGGACAAAACAGACGGGTATCTTTCAGTCTCAGATCAGTTCACAATGACTGCACTCGTTTTGGGTCAATCTGTCGTCGGCGATTGACCTGCATTCATGTTGTCTCTGGAGATCATATGAAATGTATGGAACTGATTTCTAATGTGACTTGTAAATCAttactgtgtatgtgtgtcctgTCAGCAGCCCCCACTTCATTCCAAGtgggtttttaaaataaacaatttggGTTGACTCTGGCGTGATTGTGTCACTTAACTGAATTGTGCCATGATTCAGGAAATAATGGGCGACTTGCAACAACTTCCCCTGTCTTAATCGATTAGTCTCTTGGAATTTAATCGGCTTTTATCGACGAATTCATGTGGCAATTGGACCGTAGATGAGGCTTGGGCGTCACACTCAACAACGCAGCGCATCAAAGCGAGCGCGTGTGCGGTTTGCATGTCTAAGTTGTGTATTTGACACACGTCCGCTCGCGTTTCCTCGCGCATCTGCCTGAACACGCAGTCACATTAGAAGAGACTCGGGCGCAGCGCTGTTGCATAAAACGGCCATTTCAATCGGAAGTGACCTCACGGCGGCCTAGTTCGCCCGTTTCTCAGATTCAAGAATATTATTGACGTCTGTCAAAAATGCACAGCTATTTTAGTCATGGTTGGTATTCTTACTGCGTCTTAAAATGATGCTTTAATATTAAAGCAACTAAAAGTTTAAAGAAACAACTCGACTAGGCCTTAAAAGTGAACAGAAACCAAAGCGGAAGTTAGAAGCGGATCACCCTCTTGTGACTATTACGTCGCTTTGGAACCATGGCAACGCTCGGCGAATTAAAGATGGCCGCCCTGTTGGAGTCTTCAACAACAGACATTTAACTCCGCAATATAGAAGCCAGTTACTGGCGCAAGTTTGTCCACCGCCAAACACGACGTGTAGCCATAAGTCAGAGGCGTAAACGTCATGTTTAGTGACGAAACTCTGGCTTCACTGAGCATCCAGCCGTCATGGCGGACAGCGCAAGAGTCTTCTCGGGAGTCGGTGAGTAACATCCACAGGTTGGAATGACTGTCGAGTTTAGGCAGTTGCGAACACCAAGACAACTCCATGCTGGTTACCGCACCCTCTCTTCCTGTGCTTGATCTAGAAAGGCTGTCAGACGCAGGCAGTCCACAGTTGTCAGGTGTCGGTCCAGGTGAGGTCCACCAGCGCTGCCTTCACTCAGACCCAGCAGCCGGATCCGTCAGTGGAGCGGCAGGATGATCCACCACCATCACCTGGACTGAGCGAGTTCCTGCGGCGGGTGGAAGGCTTGGTCAcgctggagctgctgaagaacaGCCGCAGTCACGCTTTTGATGACCATCGGGTGCAGTGGGAGGACGGCAGCCAGccggtgagcagcagcagcaccgacGCTGAGGTCTTGCTTTGTGCGCGTGGATCTGCTGCATCCGTCTGTTCTGCGTCGTGTCGGCAGGTGACGTGTCTCCACAGACTCCAACCTCCCAGCGAGGAAGAGCTTGAGGTGACCTGCGTGTCCTGGAGCTGCACAGGTGCAGTGATCGCCTGCTCCTACGGTCGGTACGTTTGACCGTGTACAGCCTTCAGCGTCACATGTTCATGTTGCGCTGTCGACAGCACCTCCCACAGTGACTGGAACTCGGACAAGTCTTACGTGTGCACATGGAACCTAGACCGTCGGAACGTGAGCCTCAAACAAGCAGACCAGGTCATCGACGTGCCCACCGGGGTCACCGCTCTCTGCTGCCACCCTGAGCGGCCGGCCATCATCGCAGGTCTTAGGACAGCGGTTCCGTGGCAGCGAGAGCTTTTGAAACATAAAGATGATGTGTCATGCCTCCAGGTGGTCTGTACAACGGTGAGGTGGTGGTGTGGGACACCAGCCGGGCTCAGGATCTGGTCCTTGCTCAGACTGGAATGTCCACGGACAGCCACAGAGAACCTGTTtaccaggtgtgtgtgagaccacCAACTGTTTGGAGTGTTTAACCCCCTTACACATCTAGTGGAAGCAGTCGCTGTGGTGGTGCCACTACAATATTTTGGGGTGGCTTGGCCATGTCTGTTATTCTACTTGACTCATACATGCACTGGTTTTGTGTATCCACTCTCCACCTAGTGCTGAGTCTTGGCTTATAGGAGGTTAAATTCCCAAACGGTTTGGTTGCTTTAGAGCACTGCGTTGAAGAGATTCATTCGTGTCATTTATTTAGGCCAAGAgggattttgttgttttaacaaTGCGACATGGATGAGCAGAGTCGACTTGAAGTGTGAAAATGCCTGTGTGTGCAGGTGAAGTGGGTCCCGCTGCAGAAGAAAGAGTTTGGGGTTCTGAGCGCCTGCTCGGGAGGACGAGTGTTGCTGTGGACTCTGGACTCTGAGCAGAACCAGCTGGTCCTCCATGCAGCGTACGCTCTCATGATGCAGCAGGTtcctcagagcagcagcagcagcttcaaggTAAACTCTCTCTGACAATGACTTGGGTCATTTCTTGAATACCATTTTGGTGGTGAGCACAGGCTGGAGGCAGCAGCGCGGTGGGCATCACTTCACTCGCTCTGTCCCACTGGGACCCTGACACCTTCCTGGTGGGCTCTGAGGCGGGTCTGCTGCTGCGgtgctccttctcctcccagaCTCTGGCAGCTACACCATCTGACGGTGAAAGCGTGACACTGAGAGCTCCGGCAGTTTTCTCCTTCCGGCCCAGCACAGGTCCGATCCACGCTATCCACTGCTCCCCGTTCCACAGGTGAGGACCCTCCtggcacgcacgcacgcacgcacgcacgcacgcacgcacacagagcGTGACTGACACTTGTGTGTTTGCAGGAACGTGTTTGTGAGTGCTGGGACCGACGGTCTGGCCCACCTCCActctctgctgcagacagaCCCGCTGCTCTCACTGAGGGTGTCAGACTCTTATGTGTTTGAGGTTCAGTGGTCTCCAACACGACCACTGGTGTTCGCTGCAGCGACTGGACAAGGTTAGCAAGAATGTCAAGGTGGTCACTGATGTCTTCTGCGATTGTAGACGTTTTCTTACTCCCCCTGCAGGTGATGTGCAAATATTCGATCTGAGTCGCAGGTCCTTGAAACCGGCGGCCACCATCGACCACGGCCAGACTGGTCAGGCCGCGACCTGTTTGTCCTTCAACAGCCAGAATCCACGATTGCTGGCGGTGGGAAAAACAGACGGTACAGTGGGTATCTGGCAGCTGAGCTCGCACCTGACGGAGCAGATCCCCTCAGAGATGGACCAGCTGGAGCATATGGCCACTCAAGCAGCAGAGTAgctcctctgctgcttttcCTGAAATGCCTCCAAAGTGAAATAAAGTCAAGAATGGAAGGTTTCCAGTTCTAATCAGTAGCGTTTATTAGATCACACTGCAGATACATGTTGTTCCACGTTATTGTTACAATCAGGTGGATAAAAGAACGAGCTAAACGGCTAAAACAATCACATTCAGATGCAGACAGATCCACTAGGCTATCAGCACGAAGAGTTTCAGGTTGAGAAGATAAATAGATTTGTTAAAAGTGAGTATtcagagtgagtgtgtgcgccCGTCATGCATTTTCAGCCATGTGCGCGAGTGTGGGGACAAACGCGTTCCGATTGGTCACTGGTGGGTGACGGATCAGTTGACAAACAGCGAGCGTGTGAATTCCACGAAGTCCAGTGCTGTGGGCAGCTCCCTGCCCTTGCTGTCCAGGTAGGGCTTCATGTGTGAGAGGCAGTAGTCGGCCTGCTCCTTGGTCAGGTTCTGAAAcaagggtgagagagagagagacagagagtgagaccTCTGGACGGGCTTCAGCAGGATCTGCAGGGTGGAGCCAACCCACCTGGTAGAGCTCTTCTTTAGTCACATAAGGTTTGTTCTCAGTGCTCAGAGCTCTGAAGGCGCTCTCAATCTCCTCGCTGGACTTGACGTTCTCCGTCTCGCGGCTGATCATGAAGGCCATGTACTCTTGGAGCGACACGTTGCCATCTCTGCCCAGGCACATAGAGGAGTTAGCGGCAGGACGCAGCATTTCAGGGATAATACAGTGAGACCAAAGCAACTGACCTGTTTGGATCCACTGTGTCCAGTATGGCTTCGAATTCAGGATCCGGTTCTCCTTCTTCCACCATGGGCAGGTCGTAACCCAGCGACCGCAGACAGGACTTGAACTCCTGGTGATTCAGACGACCCGACTTCTCCTTGTCGAAATGCCTGTGTGTTCATAAGACCACGGTTACCAAAGTGACTTCAGGAGAAGCAAAATGGCCAGACGTTCTGATCCCGTACTTGAACATCATGCTGAACTCCTTCAGCGCCTCCTCTGTGACTCCAGTCGTGTTTCTGAAACAGAAGGACATGATGAGATCAGACGGTGACCTTCGATGACATGACAAGTGTCTGGTCCTGACCTGGCCTGGATCTGTTGCTCCAAGTTGTGTTGCATCCTCATGCCTAGCTGGTCCAGTTGGTCCCACTGCTGAGCCAGACCCACCGTGCTGTGCTCTGTGTACTTGTTGTCCAGGATCAGTGCTTCTTCCATGGCTGCCCCCAAATCCTCGATCTTCTTCAGCTGGCTGCGCATTGCCCGGATCTCTTGGTGCTTACGCTACACATGTTTGGTAACACGTTTGGGTCAGAACATCTGGAACATGTGATC
It contains:
- the LOC128765592 gene encoding protein SET-like codes for the protein MSASPAKVSKKGNSNHDGADETSEKEQQEAIEHIDEVQNEIDRLNEQASEEILKVEQKYNKLRQPYFQKRSELIAKIPNFWVTTFVNHPQVSALLGEEDEEALHYLSRVDVTEFEDIKSGYRIDFYFDENPYFDNKSLSKEFNVNEGGDPVSKSSEIKWKEGKDLTKRAGQTSTKAGKKRPHDEPESFFTWFTDHSDAGADELGEVIKDDIWPNPLQYYLVPDMEDEEGEGEDDDEDEEEILEDIDEEEEDEEGEDEDGDDDGDDD
- the dync2i2 gene encoding WD repeat-containing protein 34 isoform X2, which codes for MFSDETLASLSIQPSWRTAQESSRESKGCQTQAVHSCQVSVQVRSTSAAFTQTQQPDPSVERQDDPPPSPGLSEFLRRVEGLVTLELLKNSRSHAFDDHRVQWEDGSQPVTCLHRLQPPSEEELEVTCVSWSCTGAVIACSYGRDWNSDKSYVCTWNLDRRNVSLKQADQVIDVPTGVTALCCHPERPAIIAGGLYNGEVVVWDTSRAQDLVLAQTGMSTDSHREPVYQVKWVPLQKKEFGVLSACSGGRVLLWTLDSEQNQLVLHAAYALMMQQVPQSSSSSFKAGGSSAVGITSLALSHWDPDTFLVGSEAGLLLRCSFSSQTLAATPSDGESVTLRAPAVFSFRPSTGPIHAIHCSPFHRNVFVSAGTDGLAHLHSLLQTDPLLSLRVSDSYVFEVQWSPTRPLVFAAATGQGDVQIFDLSRRSLKPAATIDHGQTGQAATCLSFNSQNPRLLAVGKTDGTVGIWQLSSHLTEQIPSEMDQLEHMATQAAE
- the dync2i2 gene encoding WD repeat-containing protein 34 isoform X1 gives rise to the protein MFSDETLASLSIQPSWRTAQESSRESKGCQTQAVHSCQVSVQVRSTSAAFTQTQQPDPSVERQDDPPPSPGLSEFLRRVEGLVTLELLKNSRSHAFDDHRVQWEDGSQPVTCLHRLQPPSEEELEVTCVSWSCTGAVIACSYGRTSHSDWNSDKSYVCTWNLDRRNVSLKQADQVIDVPTGVTALCCHPERPAIIAGGLYNGEVVVWDTSRAQDLVLAQTGMSTDSHREPVYQVKWVPLQKKEFGVLSACSGGRVLLWTLDSEQNQLVLHAAYALMMQQVPQSSSSSFKAGGSSAVGITSLALSHWDPDTFLVGSEAGLLLRCSFSSQTLAATPSDGESVTLRAPAVFSFRPSTGPIHAIHCSPFHRNVFVSAGTDGLAHLHSLLQTDPLLSLRVSDSYVFEVQWSPTRPLVFAAATGQGDVQIFDLSRRSLKPAATIDHGQTGQAATCLSFNSQNPRLLAVGKTDGTVGIWQLSSHLTEQIPSEMDQLEHMATQAAE
- the dync2i2 gene encoding WD repeat-containing protein 34 isoform X3 gives rise to the protein MADSARVFSGVGCQTQAVHSCQVSVQVRSTSAAFTQTQQPDPSVERQDDPPPSPGLSEFLRRVEGLVTLELLKNSRSHAFDDHRVQWEDGSQPVTCLHRLQPPSEEELEVTCVSWSCTGAVIACSYGRTSHSDWNSDKSYVCTWNLDRRNVSLKQADQVIDVPTGVTALCCHPERPAIIAGGLYNGEVVVWDTSRAQDLVLAQTGMSTDSHREPVYQVKWVPLQKKEFGVLSACSGGRVLLWTLDSEQNQLVLHAAYALMMQQVPQSSSSSFKAGGSSAVGITSLALSHWDPDTFLVGSEAGLLLRCSFSSQTLAATPSDGESVTLRAPAVFSFRPSTGPIHAIHCSPFHRNVFVSAGTDGLAHLHSLLQTDPLLSLRVSDSYVFEVQWSPTRPLVFAAATGQGDVQIFDLSRRSLKPAATIDHGQTGQAATCLSFNSQNPRLLAVGKTDGTVGIWQLSSHLTEQIPSEMDQLEHMATQAAE